The Aeromicrobium sp. Leaf245 genome includes a region encoding these proteins:
- a CDS encoding PhoH family protein: MTVKKSVSAANESAEVDADVRTYVLDTSVLLADPGAVTRFHEHEVVIPVVVITELEGKRHHPELGYFARTALRFLDDLRVKHGMLDVPLPIGDEGGSIRVELNHTNPEALPAGFRLGDNDTRILAVAKNLADEGRDVTLVSKDLPMRVKASAVGLAAEEYRAELALESGWTGMREVEVDAVDLDTLYEDGSLDVALLDDETVRDLPCHTGLVLLSDKGSGLGRVTADKRVQLIRGDRDAFGLHGRSAEQRIALDLLLDPDIGIVSLGGRAGTGKSALAICAGLEATMERRQHKKVVVFRPLYAVGGQELGYLPGSSDEKMGPWAQAVFDTLGAVASPHVVDEIVDRGMLEVLPLTHIRGRSLHDAFVIVDEAQSLERNVLLTVLSRIGANSKVVLTHDVAQRDNLRVGRHDGVVAVVEKLKGHPLFAHITLTRSERSPVAALVTEMLEDVGV, from the coding sequence ATGACTGTCAAGAAGAGCGTGTCCGCCGCGAACGAGTCGGCCGAGGTCGACGCCGACGTCCGCACCTACGTCCTCGACACCAGCGTCCTGCTGGCCGACCCCGGTGCGGTCACCCGCTTCCACGAGCACGAGGTCGTCATCCCCGTCGTGGTGATCACCGAGCTCGAGGGCAAGCGGCACCACCCCGAGCTCGGCTACTTCGCCCGGACGGCCCTGCGCTTCCTCGACGACCTGCGCGTCAAGCACGGCATGCTCGACGTCCCCCTGCCCATCGGCGACGAGGGCGGCAGCATCCGGGTGGAGCTCAACCACACCAACCCCGAGGCGCTGCCCGCCGGGTTCCGGCTCGGCGACAACGACACCCGCATCCTCGCCGTGGCGAAGAACCTGGCCGACGAGGGGCGTGACGTCACCCTCGTGTCCAAGGACCTGCCGATGCGCGTCAAGGCGTCGGCCGTCGGGCTGGCGGCCGAGGAGTACCGCGCCGAGCTGGCCCTGGAGTCCGGGTGGACCGGCATGCGCGAGGTCGAGGTCGACGCCGTCGACCTCGACACGCTCTACGAGGACGGCAGCCTCGACGTGGCGCTCCTCGACGACGAGACCGTCCGCGACCTGCCCTGCCACACCGGCCTGGTCCTGCTCTCGGACAAGGGCAGCGGACTCGGCCGGGTGACGGCGGACAAGCGCGTGCAGCTGATCCGGGGCGACCGCGACGCCTTCGGCCTGCACGGCCGCTCGGCCGAGCAGCGGATCGCGCTCGACCTGCTCCTCGACCCCGACATCGGCATCGTCTCGCTCGGTGGCCGCGCCGGCACCGGCAAGTCCGCCCTCGCGATCTGCGCCGGCCTCGAAGCCACGATGGAGCGTCGCCAGCACAAGAAGGTCGTCGTCTTCCGTCCGCTCTACGCCGTCGGCGGCCAGGAGCTCGGCTACCTGCCCGGCAGCTCCGACGAGAAGATGGGCCCCTGGGCGCAGGCGGTCTTCGACACCCTCGGCGCGGTGGCGTCGCCGCACGTCGTCGACGAGATCGTCGATCGCGGCATGCTCGAGGTGCTGCCCCTGACCCACATCCGCGGACGCTCGCTGCACGACGCGTTCGTGATCGTCGACGAGGCGCAGTCGCTCGAGCGCAACGTGCTGCTCACGGTGCTCTCGCGCATCGGCGCCAACTCCAAGGTGGTGCTCACCCACGACGTCGCCCAGCGCGACAACCTGCGGGTCGGCCGGCACGACGGCGTGGTGGCCGTCGTCGAGAAGCTCAAGGGGCACCCCCTGTTCGCGCACATCACGCTCACCCGTTCGGAGCGGTCGCCGGTCGCGGCGCTCGTCACCGAGATGCTGGAGGACGTGGGCGTCTGA
- a CDS encoding DUF2079 domain-containing protein, whose translation MTDHDVNRREPALDGPEASAAPGGGGASVRGLSPGGWVLPVLWALGCTAAYAALSLLRFRRFEPTSWDNAIFEQAVRGYAGLGWPIVDIKGPGFNVLGDHFSPITALLAPFYAVFPSAQTLLVGQALLLGVSVLVVGRLASRHVGPWAAGALTVAYGLSFGVSAAVRSDFHEVAFGAPLLALAGAAYVDRRWRAVVGWSLPLLLVKEDMGATVLMIGLVLMLAGERRRGTLLAAVGVVGAALVVLVVLPSVNPGGVYDYASSVGGDRGVLATLLDEPGRKAWTVVLTLAVTGFAALGSPWVLLVLPTFAWRFVGDNPFYWGTDWHYSLLLMTIVVVAAIDTMRRIPVTRWLALPALAFTAVMLPSTALWALTEPQTYEVPPRAEVAQRVVDLVPDGASVVTDIGLITHLATDRDVYWLGTVGNGPMPAGDPQYVLLDQLAGVGSPPDARTYAEETFGGSWVTVWDADGYQLARRD comes from the coding sequence GTGACCGACCACGACGTCAACCGTCGGGAGCCGGCGCTCGACGGACCGGAGGCCTCGGCGGCGCCGGGGGGTGGGGGTGCCTCGGTGCGTGGCCTGTCGCCGGGCGGCTGGGTGCTGCCCGTCCTGTGGGCCCTCGGGTGCACCGCGGCCTACGCTGCCCTCTCCCTGCTGCGGTTCCGCCGGTTCGAGCCGACGTCGTGGGACAACGCGATCTTCGAGCAGGCGGTGCGGGGCTACGCCGGCCTGGGCTGGCCGATCGTCGACATCAAGGGGCCGGGCTTCAACGTCCTGGGCGACCACTTCTCGCCGATCACCGCGCTGCTGGCGCCCTTCTACGCCGTGTTCCCGTCGGCGCAGACGCTGCTCGTGGGGCAGGCGCTGCTGCTCGGCGTCTCGGTGCTGGTGGTCGGCAGGCTGGCGTCGCGCCACGTCGGGCCGTGGGCGGCAGGGGCCCTCACCGTGGCCTACGGGCTGTCCTTCGGCGTGTCCGCGGCGGTCAGGTCGGACTTCCACGAGGTCGCGTTCGGGGCTCCGCTCCTGGCGCTCGCGGGAGCCGCCTACGTGGACCGTCGGTGGCGGGCCGTGGTCGGGTGGTCGCTGCCGCTCCTGCTCGTCAAGGAGGACATGGGGGCCACCGTCCTCATGATCGGCCTCGTGCTGATGCTGGCGGGGGAGCGCCGCCGAGGCACGCTCCTCGCGGCCGTCGGCGTGGTGGGTGCGGCCCTCGTGGTGCTCGTGGTGCTGCCGTCGGTGAACCCCGGCGGCGTGTACGACTACGCGTCCAGCGTCGGCGGCGACCGTGGCGTGCTCGCCACGCTGCTCGACGAGCCGGGCAGGAAGGCCTGGACCGTGGTGCTCACGCTCGCGGTCACCGGCTTCGCGGCGCTCGGGTCGCCGTGGGTGCTGCTGGTGCTGCCCACGTTCGCGTGGCGCTTCGTCGGCGACAACCCGTTCTACTGGGGCACCGACTGGCACTACTCGCTGCTGCTCATGACCATCGTCGTCGTCGCGGCGATCGACACCATGCGTCGGATCCCCGTCACGCGTTGGCTCGCCCTGCCGGCCCTCGCGTTCACGGCGGTGATGCTGCCGTCGACGGCCCTGTGGGCGCTCACCGAGCCGCAGACCTACGAGGTCCCGCCTCGGGCCGAGGTGGCCCAGCGGGTCGTCGACCTGGTGCCCGACGGCGCCTCGGTGGTGACCGACATCGGTCTCATCACCCACCTCGCGACCGACCGCGACGTGTACTGGCTGGGCACGGTCGGGAACGGCCCGATGCCCGCCGGCGACCCGCAGTACGTGCTGCTCGACCAGCTGGCCGGCGTCGGCTCGCCGCCGGACGCCCGCACCTACGCCGAGGAGACCTTCGGCGGCTCCTGGGTCACCGTCTGGGACGCCGACGGCTACCAGCTGGCCCGACGCGACTGA
- a CDS encoding isoprenyl transferase: MGLSHVAYGVYERRLLKHLDPSRMPRHVGAIVDGNRRWAKDARMDLEQGYRAGAAKVDEFLDWCHELGVGTVTFWVLSTDNLQRPDAELTSILDAVEALVGRLADDGRWHVRLIGNLQLLPDDSSARLQRAAAASPDTDGIMQVNVCVGYGGRQELTDAMRALLLAEAAKGRSLEEVASTLEVDHIADHLYTKGQPDPDLVIRTSGEQRLSGFLLWQSVHSEFYFSDVLWPAFRRVDLLRAMRSYAARERRFGA; the protein is encoded by the coding sequence ATGGGGCTCAGCCACGTCGCCTACGGCGTCTACGAGCGCCGACTGCTCAAGCACCTGGATCCGTCCCGGATGCCGCGGCACGTCGGCGCCATCGTCGACGGGAACCGGCGCTGGGCCAAGGACGCCCGGATGGACCTCGAGCAGGGATACCGCGCGGGTGCGGCGAAGGTCGACGAGTTCCTCGACTGGTGCCACGAGCTCGGCGTCGGGACCGTCACCTTCTGGGTGCTCTCCACCGACAACCTGCAGCGACCCGATGCCGAGCTGACCAGCATCCTCGACGCCGTCGAGGCGCTCGTGGGGCGTCTGGCCGACGACGGCCGCTGGCACGTGCGGCTCATCGGCAACCTGCAGCTGCTGCCGGACGACTCGTCGGCGCGCCTGCAGCGCGCGGCCGCCGCATCGCCCGACACGGACGGGATCATGCAGGTCAACGTGTGCGTGGGGTACGGCGGACGCCAGGAGCTGACCGACGCGATGCGCGCCCTGCTGCTGGCCGAGGCCGCCAAGGGTCGCTCCCTCGAGGAGGTCGCCTCGACGCTCGAGGTCGACCACATCGCCGACCACCTGTACACGAAGGGCCAGCCCGACCCCGACCTCGTCATCCGCACCTCGGGGGAGCAGCGCCTCTCGGGCTTCCTGCTGTGGCAGAGCGTGCACAGCGAGTTCTACTTCTCCGACGTGCTGTGGCCCGCGTTCCGCCGCGTCGACCTGCTGCGTGCCATGCGCTCCTACGCCGCGCGTGAGCGTCGCTTCGGGGCCTGA
- a CDS encoding ABC transporter ATP-binding protein — translation MTSMELRGVHLDAPDGTTVLDGLDLVVPEGSTTVLCGPAGAGKSAVLRVLVGLEEHTEGDVLLDDIVVNAVGPRARDLALVLQDYVLHPHLDVHDNLAFATRLRRGHDKVELAERIDEVAAFLALDSMLDAKPADLEPAQRQRVAIGRALVRDALGYLFDDPFSAQADRVRTHVRSVTTQWQRDEQRTSLFTTSRADEALTMADRVAVMHRGTVHQTGTPDEVYADPDDLFVAAFLGQPPMNLLPATVGDTHVETPVASVPLDDALRAAIGERATVIVGIRPEHCQEPSTDPAPAAASAGEPLTAGAIAAQAEAGRQVTVAGRVDDAEWRGGTQLVYVGYDLDEEVEVMLEEIEDRLDFDLFQNFFVAELPSTDRRSAGQDVRFVVPRERVLLFDVETGARLRTS, via the coding sequence ATGACCTCCATGGAGCTGCGAGGCGTCCACCTGGACGCCCCCGACGGGACGACCGTGCTCGACGGGCTCGACCTCGTCGTCCCCGAGGGCAGCACGACGGTGCTGTGCGGACCGGCCGGTGCCGGCAAGTCGGCCGTCCTGCGGGTCCTGGTGGGCCTGGAGGAGCACACGGAGGGCGACGTGCTCCTCGACGACATCGTCGTCAACGCGGTCGGCCCCCGGGCCCGCGACCTCGCCCTGGTGCTGCAGGACTACGTGCTGCACCCCCACCTCGACGTGCACGACAACCTGGCCTTCGCGACCCGTCTGCGCCGCGGTCACGACAAGGTCGAGCTGGCCGAGCGGATCGACGAGGTGGCGGCCTTCCTGGCGCTGGACTCCATGCTCGACGCGAAGCCGGCCGACCTGGAGCCGGCCCAGCGCCAGCGGGTGGCGATCGGCCGGGCGCTCGTGCGCGACGCCCTCGGCTACCTGTTCGACGACCCGTTCAGCGCCCAGGCCGACCGCGTGCGCACGCACGTGCGGTCGGTGACCACCCAGTGGCAGCGCGACGAGCAGCGCACGTCGCTGTTCACCACCTCGCGCGCCGACGAGGCCCTCACCATGGCCGACCGCGTGGCCGTCATGCACCGCGGCACCGTCCACCAGACCGGCACGCCCGACGAGGTCTACGCCGATCCCGACGACCTCTTCGTGGCCGCGTTCCTCGGCCAGCCGCCCATGAACCTGCTGCCGGCCACGGTCGGCGACACGCACGTGGAGACGCCCGTGGCCTCCGTGCCGCTCGACGACGCCCTGCGGGCCGCGATCGGCGAGCGCGCCACCGTCATCGTCGGCATCCGACCCGAGCACTGCCAGGAGCCCTCGACCGATCCTGCCCCCGCTGCGGCGTCGGCGGGCGAGCCCCTCACGGCCGGCGCCATCGCCGCGCAGGCCGAGGCGGGTCGACAGGTGACGGTGGCCGGTCGCGTCGACGACGCGGAGTGGCGCGGCGGCACCCAGCTCGTGTACGTGGGCTACGACCTCGACGAGGAGGTCGAGGTGATGCTCGAGGAGATCGAGGACCGGCTCGACTTCGACCTGTTCCAGAACTTCTTCGTGGCCGAGCTGCCCTCGACCGACCGCCGTTCCGCCGGCCAGGACGTGCGGTTCGTGGTGCCGCGCGAGCGCGTGCTGCTGTTCGACGTCGAGACCGGCGCCCGGCTCCGTACGTCGTGA
- a CDS encoding extracellular solute-binding protein — protein MTRRGVSAAFVAAVMLLVAACTGPAEEPGPTTLSWYVGPERADVESLAESCSDASGGRYRIEVERLPDDVEDRHAELVRRLLARDDSIDLFSMDMAWSAELAAAQVLAPVPEDLKQPFAQDVVPAALEATTVDGLLVAAPWTFDPWLLWWRGNAAERAGLDTTKPITWDDLLAGAELSGRQVLVDDPDGEGLAAWLNALVVGAGGTLLEGEGRSPDVGLDSAAGEEAAGIVEYLAEARLGGDPTAEAGAGLARRGGFVVAPSSFVSDPDVATVAGDLQWAPYPQVADTPAAPATGAALAVPLYAPSTSLSYEAVSCLTSADSLAALMTGSGHSAARATTYDAQDVVAGYPLADVTRPALETALALPRTPYWMRVRAALEKTWTPLSAVGSSTPDLSQKAVRSAVAGGLP, from the coding sequence GTGACGAGGAGGGGAGTGTCCGCGGCGTTCGTCGCTGCCGTGATGCTGCTCGTCGCCGCCTGCACCGGCCCCGCGGAGGAGCCCGGGCCGACGACGCTGAGCTGGTACGTCGGGCCCGAACGCGCCGACGTCGAGTCCCTCGCGGAGTCGTGCTCCGACGCCTCGGGCGGGCGGTACCGCATCGAGGTCGAGCGACTTCCCGACGACGTCGAGGACCGGCACGCCGAGCTGGTGCGGCGGCTGCTGGCCCGTGACGACTCGATCGACCTGTTCAGCATGGACATGGCCTGGAGTGCCGAGCTGGCCGCCGCGCAGGTGCTCGCCCCGGTGCCCGAGGACCTCAAGCAGCCCTTCGCCCAGGACGTGGTGCCCGCCGCGCTCGAGGCCACCACGGTCGACGGCCTGCTGGTGGCCGCACCGTGGACGTTCGACCCGTGGCTGCTGTGGTGGCGGGGCAACGCCGCCGAGCGGGCCGGGCTCGACACGACCAAGCCGATCACGTGGGACGACCTGCTGGCGGGCGCGGAGCTGAGCGGCCGTCAGGTGCTCGTGGACGACCCCGACGGCGAAGGTCTCGCCGCGTGGCTCAACGCCCTCGTCGTCGGCGCCGGCGGCACGCTGCTGGAGGGTGAGGGCCGCTCGCCCGACGTCGGACTCGACTCCGCCGCGGGCGAGGAGGCCGCTGGCATCGTCGAGTACCTCGCGGAGGCCCGCCTCGGCGGAGACCCGACCGCCGAGGCCGGTGCGGGCCTGGCCCGACGCGGCGGGTTCGTCGTGGCGCCCAGCTCGTTCGTCTCCGACCCCGACGTCGCCACCGTGGCGGGCGACCTGCAGTGGGCGCCGTACCCGCAGGTGGCCGACACCCCCGCGGCCCCCGCCACGGGGGCGGCGCTCGCCGTGCCGCTCTACGCGCCGAGCACGTCGCTCTCGTACGAGGCGGTCTCCTGCCTGACGTCGGCCGACTCGCTCGCGGCCCTCATGACCGGCTCCGGGCACAGCGCGGCGCGCGCCACGACCTACGACGCGCAGGACGTGGTGGCCGGCTACCCGCTGGCCGACGTCACCCGACCCGCCCTCGAGACGGCGCTGGCGCTGCCCCGGACGCCGTACTGGATGCGGGTCAGGGCGGCGCTCGAGAAGACCTGGACCCCGTTGTCGGCGGTCGGGTCCTCCACCCCGGACCTCTCGCAGAAGGCCGTGCGGTCCGCCGTCGCGGGAGGTCTGCCGTGA
- a CDS encoding RNA helicase, whose protein sequence is MSPGLSVPDGASPDDVFDAFGAWVEGRGITLYPAQEEAVLELLSGSNVVLATPTGSGKSLVATAAIAGALARDECAVYTAPIKALVSEKFFDLCDVFGAENVGMLTGDASVNPDAPVVVATAEVLANLALREGSAADVGLVVMDEFHFYADPDRGWAWQVPLVELPRAQVLLMSATLGDTTTLREDLVRRTGRETALVASTERPVPLVTEYVTSPVQEVVTELVETGQSPVYIVHFTQASALERAQALSSVALASRAERDLIAEAIGGFRFTSAFGKTLSRLVRMGIGVHHAGMLPRYRRLVERLAQQGLLKVVCGTDTLGVGINVPIRTVLFSGLTKYDGRRQRQLQVREFAQIAGRAGRAGYDTVGHVVVLAPEHDIENAKAIAKAGDDPKKLRKVQRKKAPEGHVSWNEAVFDKLVNGTPEPLVPRMQVTHAMVLDVAQRPGDAIAALDRLIEESVVRPEDVERLQTRVRDIVEALVAGGVVERLDPPDAEGRTLVLTIDLQRDFALNQPLSPFAIATLELLDVESPEYHLDVVSVVEATLEDPRPIISAQVFRARGEAVAQMKADGIEYDERMELLDEVEHPKPLRDLLEAAYETYTQGHPWVRDHELRPKSVVREMAERAMTFSELVSDYGLARSEGMVLRYLSDAYKALERTVPASARTEELTDLTAWLGELVRQTDSSLLDEWEKLVNPADPASLDRAQAVADGEETIRPVTTNERAFRVLVRNAMFRRVELAALGRWDALGEMDGEDGWDAEAWREAMAAYREEYDHLGTGPSARGPAFIDLQVQGRTWHVRQTFEDPEGHRDWGISATVDLDASDAAGEAVLTVTSVGPA, encoded by the coding sequence GTGAGCCCGGGGCTGTCGGTTCCCGACGGGGCCTCGCCGGACGACGTCTTCGACGCGTTCGGCGCTTGGGTCGAGGGACGCGGCATCACGCTGTACCCAGCGCAGGAGGAGGCGGTGCTCGAGCTGCTCTCGGGCTCGAACGTGGTGCTCGCGACGCCCACCGGCTCGGGCAAGAGCCTGGTGGCCACCGCCGCCATCGCCGGCGCCCTGGCCCGCGACGAGTGCGCCGTGTACACCGCACCCATCAAGGCGCTGGTGAGCGAGAAGTTCTTCGACCTGTGCGACGTCTTCGGCGCCGAGAACGTGGGCATGCTCACCGGCGACGCGTCGGTGAACCCCGACGCGCCGGTGGTCGTGGCCACGGCCGAGGTGCTGGCCAACCTCGCCCTGCGCGAGGGCAGCGCCGCCGACGTCGGCCTGGTGGTGATGGACGAGTTCCACTTCTACGCCGACCCCGACCGCGGCTGGGCGTGGCAGGTGCCGCTCGTGGAGCTGCCACGGGCGCAGGTGCTGCTCATGTCGGCCACGCTGGGCGACACCACGACGCTGCGCGAGGACCTGGTCCGGCGCACGGGTCGCGAGACCGCGCTCGTGGCGTCGACCGAACGGCCGGTGCCGCTGGTCACGGAGTACGTCACGTCGCCGGTGCAGGAGGTCGTGACCGAGCTGGTGGAGACCGGCCAGTCCCCCGTCTACATCGTGCACTTCACGCAGGCGTCGGCGCTGGAACGGGCGCAGGCGCTCAGCAGCGTCGCGCTGGCGTCGCGGGCCGAGCGCGACCTGATCGCGGAGGCCATCGGTGGCTTCCGGTTCACGTCGGCGTTCGGCAAGACGCTGTCGCGCCTGGTCCGCATGGGCATCGGCGTGCACCACGCGGGCATGCTTCCGCGCTACCGCCGTCTGGTGGAACGGCTGGCGCAGCAGGGTCTGCTCAAGGTCGTGTGCGGCACCGACACGCTGGGCGTCGGCATCAACGTGCCCATCCGGACCGTGCTGTTCAGCGGGCTCACCAAGTACGACGGGCGTCGCCAGCGCCAGCTGCAGGTGCGCGAGTTCGCGCAGATCGCCGGGCGGGCGGGTCGGGCCGGCTACGACACCGTCGGGCACGTGGTGGTCCTGGCGCCGGAGCACGACATCGAGAACGCGAAGGCGATCGCCAAGGCAGGCGACGACCCGAAGAAGCTCCGCAAGGTGCAGCGCAAGAAGGCGCCCGAGGGCCACGTCTCGTGGAACGAGGCCGTGTTCGACAAGCTCGTGAACGGCACGCCGGAGCCGCTCGTGCCGCGCATGCAGGTCACCCACGCGATGGTCCTCGACGTCGCGCAGCGTCCCGGCGACGCGATCGCCGCGCTCGACCGGCTGATCGAGGAGAGCGTGGTCCGTCCCGAGGACGTCGAGCGGCTGCAGACCCGGGTGCGCGACATCGTCGAGGCCCTCGTGGCAGGCGGGGTGGTCGAGAGGCTCGACCCACCCGACGCGGAGGGTCGCACCCTGGTCCTGACCATCGACCTGCAGCGCGACTTCGCCCTCAACCAGCCGCTGTCGCCGTTCGCGATCGCCACGCTCGAGCTGCTCGACGTGGAGTCCCCGGAGTACCACCTCGACGTCGTGTCGGTCGTCGAGGCGACGTTGGAGGACCCGCGGCCGATCATCTCCGCCCAGGTGTTCCGCGCGCGGGGCGAGGCGGTGGCGCAGATGAAGGCCGACGGCATCGAGTACGACGAGCGGATGGAGCTGCTCGACGAGGTAGAGCACCCGAAGCCGCTGCGCGACCTGCTGGAGGCGGCCTACGAGACGTACACCCAGGGACACCCGTGGGTGCGCGACCACGAGCTCCGCCCGAAGTCGGTGGTGCGCGAGATGGCCGAGCGGGCCATGACGTTCTCCGAGCTGGTCTCGGACTACGGGCTCGCGCGCTCGGAGGGCATGGTGCTGCGGTACCTGTCCGACGCGTACAAGGCGCTGGAGCGGACGGTGCCGGCGTCGGCGCGCACGGAGGAGCTGACCGACCTGACGGCCTGGCTGGGCGAGCTGGTGCGCCAGACCGACTCGAGCCTGCTCGACGAGTGGGAGAAGCTGGTGAACCCGGCCGACCCGGCGAGCCTGGACCGGGCGCAGGCCGTGGCCGACGGCGAGGAGACGATCCGCCCGGTCACCACCAACGAGCGCGCGTTCAGGGTGCTGGTGCGCAACGCGATGTTCCGTCGGGTGGAGCTGGCTGCGCTGGGCCGGTGGGACGCGCTGGGCGAGATGGACGGCGAGGACGGCTGGGACGCCGAGGCGTGGCGCGAGGCCATGGCGGCCTACCGCGAGGAGTACGACCACCTCGGCACCGGCCCGTCGGCCCGTGGCCCGGCCTTCATCGACCTGCAGGTCCAGGGGAGGACGTGGCACGTGCGCCAGACCTTCGAGGACCCGGAGGGCCACCGCGACTGGGGCATCTCCGCCACCGTCGACCTCGACGCCAGCGACGCCGCCGGCGAGGCCGTCCTCACCGTCACCTCCGTCGGCCCCGCCTGA
- a CDS encoding hemolysin III family protein, translating into MSRTDHDSSTDEVTDRIRDNLVELKPKLRGWLHAATAPLSFFSFLVMLVIADDVVVRAGVAVFMVSALLLFGTSALYHTRTWSDEARVVWKRLDHANIFLLIAGSYTPFSLLLLDTKEATIMLSLVWGGALAGVAFRVFWVGAPRWIYVPLYILLGWAAVLYWSEFEENASTAVLALMVIGGGLYTIGALVYGFKWPDPFPRWYGFHEVFHTLTIAAFIVHYIGVSLLAYQQR; encoded by the coding sequence ATGTCCCGGACCGATCACGACTCGTCGACCGACGAGGTCACCGACCGCATCCGCGACAACCTCGTCGAGCTCAAGCCGAAGCTGCGCGGGTGGCTGCACGCTGCCACGGCGCCCCTGAGCTTCTTCTCGTTCCTCGTCATGCTGGTCATCGCCGACGACGTCGTCGTGCGCGCCGGCGTGGCCGTCTTCATGGTCTCGGCGCTGCTCCTGTTCGGCACGAGCGCGCTGTACCACACCCGCACGTGGTCCGACGAGGCTCGCGTGGTCTGGAAGCGGCTCGACCACGCCAACATCTTCTTGCTGATCGCCGGGTCCTACACGCCGTTCAGCCTGCTGCTGCTCGACACGAAGGAAGCGACGATCATGCTGTCGCTCGTGTGGGGTGGCGCCTTGGCCGGCGTGGCGTTCCGCGTCTTCTGGGTCGGCGCCCCGCGGTGGATCTACGTGCCGCTGTACATCCTGCTCGGCTGGGCGGCGGTCCTGTACTGGAGCGAGTTCGAGGAGAACGCCTCCACCGCGGTGCTCGCGCTCATGGTCATCGGTGGCGGGCTCTACACGATCGGCGCGCTCGTCTACGGCTTCAAGTGGCCCGACCCGTTCCCGCGCTGGTACGGCTTCCACGAGGTGTTCCACACGCTGACGATCGCGGCGTTCATCGTCCACTACATCGGCGTCAGCCTGCTCGCCTACCAGCAGCGGTGA
- a CDS encoding carbohydrate ABC transporter permease, which yields MSTDRPGPDAEQPVDTDPRTAADDAVGDVVQDDADEPEGHDLEPIGAPPSRRRRRRRQGAVPPGRRRSGWPMLAPSLVVLLGLTLWPLGLAVWSSLRRSSLTVRDDTFVGLDNLTGLLGDRQWWVAVSVTLLLVASAVLLQLLLGSIVAAAVRRLAVPAAVVAVLLLVPFAVLPVLSATIWRDALTTGVGPAWFGYDGGATAASALAVVGSEVWRGTGITALILLVGLSRVDRVLLDSAIADGATWWQRLRRVTWPAAGPAVAVAVLYRSLDALRALEGPLLADPRDGLRTVPVLLWDTTFGAFEVGLASAVAVLLLLLAALVAGALVAVLRPGRNA from the coding sequence GTGAGCACCGACCGTCCCGGCCCCGACGCCGAGCAGCCCGTCGACACCGACCCCCGCACCGCCGCCGACGATGCGGTCGGTGACGTGGTGCAGGACGACGCGGACGAGCCCGAGGGCCACGACCTCGAGCCGATCGGAGCACCGCCCAGTCGCCGTCGCCGTCGTCGACGTCAGGGCGCCGTGCCGCCCGGCCGTCGACGCTCGGGCTGGCCGATGCTCGCGCCGTCGCTCGTGGTGCTGCTGGGCCTGACGCTGTGGCCGCTGGGACTCGCGGTCTGGTCGTCGTTGCGGCGCTCCTCCCTGACGGTCCGGGACGACACGTTCGTGGGGCTCGACAACCTGACCGGACTCCTCGGCGACCGCCAGTGGTGGGTCGCCGTCTCGGTCACCCTGCTGCTCGTGGCGTCCGCCGTCCTGCTGCAGCTGCTGCTCGGCTCGATCGTCGCCGCCGCCGTCCGACGGCTCGCCGTCCCGGCTGCGGTCGTGGCCGTCCTCCTGCTCGTCCCGTTCGCGGTGCTGCCGGTGCTCTCGGCGACGATCTGGCGTGACGCGCTGACCACCGGTGTCGGACCGGCCTGGTTCGGCTACGACGGCGGCGCCACCGCGGCGTCGGCGCTGGCCGTCGTGGGCTCGGAGGTGTGGCGGGGGACCGGCATCACGGCGCTCATCCTGCTGGTCGGCCTCTCGCGCGTCGACCGCGTGCTGCTCGACTCCGCGATCGCCGACGGAGCGACGTGGTGGCAGCGGCTGCGTCGGGTCACCTGGCCCGCGGCCGGTCCTGCCGTGGCCGTCGCCGTGCTCTACCGCTCGCTCGACGCCCTGCGCGCCCTCGAGGGCCCGCTGCTGGCCGACCCGAGGGACGGGCTGCGTACCGTGCCCGTGCTGTTGTGGGACACCACGTTCGGGGCGTTCGAGGTCGGGCTCGCATCGGCCGTCGCCGTCCTGCTCCTGCTGCTCGCCGCTCTCGTGGCCGGCGCCCTCGTCGCCGTCCTCCGGCCCGGGAGGAACGCATGA